A window from Zingiber officinale cultivar Zhangliang chromosome 7A, Zo_v1.1, whole genome shotgun sequence encodes these proteins:
- the LOC121999766 gene encoding probable calcium-binding protein CML10 has product MRRRRAPDPTTSAARGRPTSLSVSGDLERVFNKFDSNGDDKILFEEFAALLASLCHPHSEEELHRMMVEANSNGQRGRAHLRGGLRGDQCPVGDLRLAFAIAIFDLDRNNIISAEELFRGLSRIDCDDDSLISSRSLKP; this is encoded by the coding sequence ATGCGGCGCCGCCGTGCTCCCGACCCGACGACGTCCGCTGCTCGTGGACGGCCGACGTCGCTATCCGTTTCCGGTGACCTCGAGCGCGTCTTCAACAAGTTCGACTCCAATGGCGATGACAAGATCTTGTTTGAGGAGTTCGCCGCATTGCTCGCGAGCCTCTGCCAcccgcattccgaggaggagctcCACCGAATGATGGTCGAGGCTAACTCCAACGGCCAACGGGGACGGGCTCATCTTCGTGGAGGACTTCGTGGAGATCAATGCCCCGTCGGGGACCTCCGCCTCGCCTTCGCCATCGCCATCTTCGATCTCGACCGAAACAACATCATCTCTGCGGAAGAGCTCTTCAGGGGCCTCAGCAGGATCGACTGCGACGATGACAGCCTCATTAGTTCGAGGAGTTTAAAGCCATGA